The following coding sequences are from one Bufo bufo chromosome 2, aBufBuf1.1, whole genome shotgun sequence window:
- the LOC120991694 gene encoding alcohol dehydrogenase 1-like, translating into MSTAGKVIKCKAAVAYDFKKPLVIEEIEVAPPKAHEVRVKVCASGICHTDDHALVGGMASLNFPVILGHEGAGIVESVGEGVFKVQPGDHVILLCSPMCMKCKACLHEESNFCEKNDVGKNVGLMLDKTTRFSIKGKMIHNFMSTSTFTQYTVVDEFAICRIDKRAPMDQVCLIGCGFSTGFGTVLNTAKVKPGTTCVVFGLGGIGMSAVMACKIAGATRIIGVDINPTKFTKAKELGCTECVNPNDCSKPIHEVITEMTNGGADYAFECIGKVDVMASMIQSTNYAFGSATIIGVPPIKDRISLDAMWLLTGRTLHGAFLGDYKASEAFPGLVNDVLSGKIDLSALISYKLPLDDVNKGFDLMRNGKTIRTVLEMCKH; encoded by the exons ATGTCAACTGCGGGGAAG GTCATAAAATGCAAAGCGGCGGTCGCTTATGACTTTAAAAAACCATTGGTTATTGAAGAAATTGAAGTTGCTCCACCTAAGGCTCATGAAGTTCGTGTCAAG GTTTGTGCAAGTGGAATTTGCCACACTGATGACCATGCCCTGGTAGGGGGAATGGCCAGTTTAAACTTTCCTGTTATTTTGGGACACGAAGGAGCTGGAATTGTCGAAAGTGTTGGAGAAGGTGTATTCAAAGTTCAGCCAG GGGATCATGTTATCCTGTTGTGCAGTCCAATGTGCATGAAGTGTAAAGCCTGCTTGCATGAAGAAAGCAACTTCTGTGAAAAAAATGA tgtTGGAAAAAATGTTGGACTCATGCTTGACAAAACAACCCGATTTTCAATCAAGGGAAAAATGATCCACAACTTCATGTCCACAAGCACGTTTACTCAATATACTGTTGTGGATGAGTTTGCCATCTGTCGGATTGATAAACGTGCACCTATGGACCAAGTGTGCCTGATTGGCTGTGGCTTTTCCACCGGTTTTGGAACAGTTCTCAACACTGCAAAA GTTAAGCCAGGAACCACCTGCGTGGTGTTTGGTCTGGGCGGAATAGGCATGTCGGCTGTCATGGCCTGCAAAATTGCTGGTGCTACAAGGATTATTGGAGTTGACATCAATCCCACCAAGTTCACCAAAGCTAAGGAGTTGGGATGTACTGAGTGTGTGAATCCTAACGATTGTTCCAAACCCATCCATGAAGTTATTACAGAAATGACCAATGGAGGAGCTGATTATGCATTTGAatgtattggcaaggttgatgtgatG GCATCGATGATTCAGTCCACTAACTATGCCTTTGGATCAGCCACTATTATTGGTGTTCCTCCTATCAAAGACAGAATCTCCCTTGATGCGATGTGGCTGCTAACTGGACGTACATTGCATGGAGCCTTCTTGGGAG ATTACAAGGCATCTGAAGCCTTTCCAGGATTAGTAAATgatgttttgtctgggaaaatcgACCTTAGTGCCCTGATTAGTTACAAGCTACCACTAGATGATGTCAATAAAGGCTTTGACCTCATGAGAAATGGAAAAAC